A genomic stretch from Flavobacterium humidisoli includes:
- a CDS encoding anti-sigma factor, producing MKNEKDNLDELFNRFENQWDIQELNSDHQVDFLQKLNKKEPKKKYWFVTAIAASIVLMLGVSLFYKNEKPKEFKFASKETKRTDSIFNILIDNELVKLKEKNSPENQQIITDAMNQMKTFDADYQKIINELQKNGENKQIIYAMISNLQTRISFLQTVLKRIEDNEKLKNNSNEKTL from the coding sequence ATGAAAAATGAAAAAGACAATTTAGACGAATTATTCAACAGATTTGAAAACCAATGGGATATTCAGGAATTAAATTCTGATCATCAGGTAGATTTTCTTCAAAAATTAAACAAAAAAGAGCCTAAGAAAAAATACTGGTTCGTAACTGCTATTGCCGCTTCGATTGTATTGATGCTTGGAGTTTCTCTTTTTTATAAAAATGAAAAACCAAAAGAATTCAAATTTGCTTCTAAAGAAACTAAACGTACAGACTCTATTTTCAACATTCTAATCGACAACGAACTGGTTAAGCTAAAAGAGAAAAACTCACCAGAAAATCAGCAGATTATTACTGATGCTATGAATCAGATGAAAACTTTTGACGCTGATTATCAGAAAATCATTAACGAACTGCAAAAAAATGGTGAGAACAAACAAATTATTTATGCAATGATTAGCAATCTTCAAACGCGTATTTCTTTTTTGCAAACCGTTTTGAAAAGAATTGAAGACAACGAAAAATTAAAAAACAACTCTAATGAAAAAACACTATAA
- a CDS encoding RNA polymerase sigma factor, whose translation MNINNQNIEELIVLCKSNNQKAQFEVYNRYCKAMYNVAFRIVKDEHFAQDVMQEGFLKAFTKINDYKQEVAFGAWLKKIIINYSIDFYKKNNSFQVEDLSKQLYKIEENDGILSENIDLNSLKVKQVLDTILQLKDNYRMVLTLFYIEGYDQEEICDILNISYANCRTTLSRAKDSLRKKLEEI comes from the coding sequence TTGAATATAAACAACCAAAATATCGAAGAACTGATTGTGCTTTGCAAAAGCAATAATCAGAAAGCGCAATTTGAAGTATACAATCGCTATTGTAAGGCGATGTATAACGTGGCTTTTCGTATTGTAAAAGACGAACATTTTGCACAAGACGTCATGCAGGAAGGTTTCTTAAAAGCTTTTACAAAAATCAATGACTATAAGCAAGAAGTGGCTTTTGGCGCATGGTTAAAAAAAATAATCATCAATTATAGTATCGATTTTTACAAGAAAAACAACTCTTTTCAAGTGGAAGATTTAAGTAAACAGCTTTATAAAATCGAAGAAAACGACGGAATTCTTTCTGAAAATATTGACTTAAACTCTCTAAAAGTAAAACAGGTTTTGGATACTATTCTGCAGCTGAAAGATAATTACAGAATGGTGCTGACACTTTTTTACATTGAAGGTTACGATCAAGAAGAAATCTGCGATATTTTAAATATTTCTTATGCAAATTGCAGAACAACCTTGAGTAGAGCTAAAGATAGTTTGAGAAAAAAATTGGAAGAAATATAA